The genomic DNA GGCATCGGTCAGGCAGCCGGCCTGCGCGGATGTCGCAAACGCGACGAATGCACCGGCCAGTGCGAGCGGAATGAGGGTTTGCTTCGTGGTCATCGGTGCCTCCGGGTTGTAGAGTCTTTGCAGCAATCGTAAACGTAACTTCCACCTTCACCATGGCTTTCATCTACTACGTCACCCAGATCCAGTTCGAGTTCGGCGCGGTCAAGCTGCTGCGGCAGGAATGCGAGCGCGTCGGCATCACACGCCCCCTGCTCGTGACGGACTCCGGCGTGAAGGCCGCTGGTGTCCTGCAAAAGGCGCTGGACGCCCTGCCTGGCATGACCGTGGCGGTGTTCGACCAGACGCCCTCCAACCCCACTGAGGCCGCCGTGCGCGCCGCCGTGGCGATCTACCAGGCCGAGGGCTGCGACGGCCTGATCGCCGTGGGCGGCGGCTCGGCCATCGACTGCGCCAAGGGCATCGCGATCGCCGCCACGCACGACGGGCCGCTCACGCACTACGCCACCATCGAAGGCGGCTCGCCCCGCATCACCGAGCGCGCCGCGCCGCTGATCGCGGTGCCCACCACCAGCGGCACCGGCAGCGAGGTGGCGCGCGGCGCCATCATCATCGTGGACGACCACCGCAAGCTCGGCTTCCACTCGTGGAACCTGGTGCCCAAGACCGCCATCTGCGACCCCGAGCTCACGCTGGGCCTGCCGCCCATGCTGACCGCCGCCACGGGCATGGACGCGATCGCCCACTGCATGGAAACCTTCATGTCGGCCGCCTTCAACCCGCCGGCCGACGGCATTGCCCTGGACGGCCTCACGCGTGGCTGGGCCCACATCGAGCCGGCCACGCGCAACGGCAGCGACCGCGAGGCGCGCCTGCACATGATGAGCGCGAGCATGCAGGGCGCCATGGCCTTCCAGAAGGGACTGGGCGCCGTGCACTCGCTCAGCCACAGCCTGGGCGGCGTGAACCCGCGCCTGCACCATGGCACGCTCAACGCCATGTTCCTGCCCGCCGTGGTCCGGTTCAATGCCGGGGCCGAATCGGTGCGCAACGAAAAACGCCTGGAGCGCATGGCCCACGCCATGGGGCTGGGCGCGGCGGGCGACATCCCCGAGGCCATCCGCGACATGAACGCCCGCCTGGGCCTGCCCACGGGCCTTGCCGCCATGGGCGTGACCGAAGGCATGTTCGACGACATCATCAGGGGCGCGCTGGCCGACCACTGCCACAAGACCAACCCCCGCATCGCCACGCCCGAGCAGTACCGCGAGATCCTGAGCCAGTCGCTGTAGGGCCCGCTCCCGTCCCCCCGGCTTTCGCCAGCCCCCCGCCCCGCCTGCCCCTCTGGCGCGGCGCGCGGCCAGCGGGCGGCGGCCCTCCTTCGCCGTGCCCGCGCGCCCGCAACGCACCCCCAGCCTTCCCCCTGGCGAAGCCCGGCGGGATTGCGCTACCCTGGGTGCCGCACACCCCCTGCCCACACGCTAGACTCCGGTCGATCAACAATTAATTAACAATTCATTACCCTGGGGTTTTGGGGGGAGGGCCACGACCGATGCGCACCGGAAATCTCAGTACCTGGCTCCTGCGGGGCACCTATCCCCGGCTGTACGTTCCGATTGTCCTGATCATCCTGCTGGTCAGCGCCGTGCGCTACCACTACCTGGTGGCCGCGGAAACCGACGAAGTCCGCCGCCATGCCGCCACCGAGCTGCGCCGGGCGGGCGATGCGCTGCTGCCCGGGGTGGCTGCCCTGCCCGCTTCGGAGCACGAAGCCCAGGCCACGCTTTTGCATGAAGGGGTCGCCCGCTTCGGGCCGGGCGTCCAGTCGGTGAAATGGCAGGTGGGCGGCGGACCCGTCATCGATGTCCAGGCGCCGCCCCTGCGCGCATCGGCCCCGGGATGGTTCTCAGAGTGGGTGCACATCGCGCCGCCCACGCAGCAGTTCGGGCAGGCCGTGCCCGGAGGCCAGACGGGGCGGCTGACGGTGACGCTGCAATCCGCGCCCCTCGTGGGCCAGATCTGGAGCACCGTCGTGGTGCAGCTGCGCATCTCGGCGCTCAATATCTTCACGATCCTGTTCCTGCTCACGCTGCTGCTGCGGGCCAATGCGCGCATGCTGCGGCGGCTGGCCGAAGCCACGGACGCGTTCCGCCACGGCCATCTGGACACGCGCATGGAAGTGACCGGCACGCTCGAATCACGCGCCATGGCGGCCACCTTCAACGACATGGCCGGCAAGGTCCAGTCGCTCGTGCTGTCGCTGCGCGAAACCCAGCACCTGCAAAGCGAGCAGCTGCATTTCACGCGCCAGCTGATCGACGCGCTGCCCCTGCCCGTCTTCGTGCGGGACGCCAATGGCGCCTACCTGGAAGTCAACCGGGCCTGGCAACGGCTCTTTCACACGCCCGCCAGCGCGGGCACGGCCCCCGCATCCCCCCCGGCGTACCCCGAAGAGCTGGCGCCCGCGCGCTCCGCGCAGATCGCGCAGGCGCAGGACAACGAGATCCGCATCCACCCCGCCAACCACCAGCCGCCCCGGGACATGGCCTACTACGAAGCCCCGTTCACCACCACCCGGGGCACACTGGCCGGCACCATCGGCACGCTGGTCGACGTGACCGAACGCAAGCGCGCGCAGGAGGCCCTGCGCGCCGAGAAGGAGCGTGCCGAGGTCACGCTCGCCTCCATCGGCGACGGCGTGATCACCACCGACCTGGCCGGCTGCATCGAGACCATCAACGAAGCCGCGCAGCTCATGACCGGCTTCACGGCGGACCAGGCCCTGGGCCGTCAGCTGGACGACGTGTTCCGGCTGTACAAGGAGCTCGCGAGCCGCAATGCCAGCTCGGCCGCGGAGCGCGAGACCGTGCCGGGCGCCCTCCACCAGGTCGCGCACGAGGTGCTGATCCACCGCTCCGGCGAGCGCTACGCCATCGAGTACACCGCGTCGGCGATCCGCAAGGGCGACGGCACGGCCGTGGGCTGCGTGCTGGTGTTCCGCGACGTGACCGAGACGCGCAACCTGCGCCACCAGATCTCGTGGCATGCCCGCCACGATGCGCTCACAGGCCTGTACAACCGGACGGCGCTGGCCGAGCGCCTCACGCACGCGATCTTCGTCGCCCGGCAGAAGGGCCTGCTGCTGGCCGTGTGCATGCTCGACCTGGACCATTTCCAGGCCGTGAACGACACCCACGGCAACCGCGTGGGCGACCGGCTGCTCAAGGAAACCGCGCGGCGCCTGGGCGCGTTCATCACGCCCCAGGACGCGGTGGCGCGCATGGGGGGCGACGAGTTCGTGCTGCTGCTGGGCGAGCTGCCCGACGTACCCGCCATCGAGGCGCGTGTGGACGTGCTCATGCAGCAGCTGGCCGCCCCCTACGCCATCGACGACCGCGTGTTGCACACCACCGTGAGTGTGGGCGTGGCCGTGTTTCCGCAAGACGACGCCAACCCCGACACCCTGCTGCGCCACGCCGACCAGGCCATGTGCCAGGCCAAGGGCTTCGGCCGCAACCAGATGCATGTGTTCGACGTGCAGCTGGACCACGCCGTGCAAACGCAGCACACCCGCCAGACCCGCGTGGCCCAGGCGCTGCACGCGGGCGAGCTGGTGCTGCACTACCAGCCCAAGGTGAACCTGCGCACCGGCGAAATCCTGGGGCTGGAGGCCCTGCTGCGCTGGCAGCATCCCGACCACGGCCTGCTGGGCCCGCAGCATGTGCTGCCGCTGATCGAGGACGCAGAGCTGGAGGTGGAACTGGGCGAATGGGTGCTGCGCCAGGCCCTGGCGCAGATGCGGCAATGGACCGATGCCGGCATGCAGTGGGAGGTGAGCGTGAACATCTCCGCGCCGCACTTCCACCGGCCCAACTTCGTCGAGCGGCTCAAGGACATCCTGCACACCTGCCCCGAGGTGTCGCCCACCCGCCTCGAGCTGGAAATCCTCGAATCTGCGGCCCTGCAAGACATGCAGTACATGCGCCACATGATGCAAAGCTGCCAGGCGCTGGGCGTGCGTTTTGCGCTGGACGACTTCGGCACCGGCTTCTCCTCGCTGTCTTACCTGAAGCGCCTGCCCGCCGAAACCATCAAGATCGACCAGTCGTTCGTGCGCGGCATCCTGGAAGACGGTGACGACCTCACGCTCGTGGGAGCCATCGTCGCGCTCGCCACGGCCTTTCAGCGGCACGTGGTCGCGGAAGGGGTGGAGACCGCCGAGCAGGCCGCACGGCTGCTGGAGCTGGGCTGCGAGCGTACCCAGGGCTTTGGCATCGCCCGGCCCATGCCCGCGCACGAGGTACTGACCTGGGCACGGCAACACACGGCCCGCCACGCGGCCCGGGCCGTGCAGGATGCGGCACGGCGGCCTGCAGCGACCTGAGCGGCCCCTACAGCGGGTGCACGGCGTTCATGTCCGGCCGCGCCAGCCACGCCTGCCACTCGTCCACCAGCTGCTGGCTGGCCCGCGTGGCCGCCAGCCAGGCCTTGGCGCGCGCGGCGCTGTCGGCACCGTAGTGCGTGAAGTCGTTGCGGTCGGGCAGCTTGGCGTTGGGCAAGCTGCGCACCCAGTCGGGGCTGGGCGACAGCACCACCATGTTGTCCAGCGCAGGCGTGGAGCGGTGGCGCCACTTGAGTCCCTTGTCCAGCCAGCCGGGCACCACGCGGTGCTGGAAATGCGGGTACAGCACCAGGCCGGGCGAGGCAGCGGGGTCAGAATTCAAGTCTTTTTGGCCTCCAGCGCTGGATGGAAAAGCGCTATCAGCTATTAATTCAATAGCATTCTGCTCTTGCCTGCCATAGGCCAGGTGCAGGTGGTAATCGGTGATGCCCCCGTCCCAATACGCCCCACGGGGCGCACCCGGAATGTTGTGCACCGCCTGCAGCACAAACGGGATCGAGCAGCTGGCCTGCAGCGCCTGCATGAAGTTGCCGTTGCTGAGCAGCACCTGCCGCGTGCGGTAGTCCGACGTGCCAAAGGGCAATGCAGCACACGCAGCCCCCGCCCCCTCGGCGGAGGTACTGGACGCATCGGACGAGGAGAACACCACCCGTTCCAGCCACGCCCCCATCGCCTTGCGGTGCACCGTGTTCGTCAGAAAGGCGCCCAGATAGCCCAGCGGCGTGGCCACGCGGTGCTCGCGGCCCAGCAGGTGCCGCCCCCGCGAGGTGACGATGTGCAGGCGGTAGCGCGGGTGGTTCAGCACCTCGTCGATACGCCCGCCATAGAACGCCTGCAGGTTCTGGCCAAACCGCTCGCTCACGTGGGCCGCCGACGGGCGCTTCTTGCCGGGCGGCAGGTCGTAGTCCTGGTGGATGTAGTCATGCTCCAGCCGCTCGAAGGCCGCCACCGGCTGCTGCAGGCAGGCCGTGGCCATGCGCCAGGCGCCGATCGACGCGCCCACCAGGTCCACCGGCTGGCGCGACTGGGCCAGCCATTCGCCGAAGATGAAGCGGTCCAGGGGGCCCAGGATGAGCCCCTTGGGGCCACCGGCCGCCGCGGGGATCACGCCCACGTCGCCCGGCCGCAGGCCGTGGTTTTCAAGGTGCTGCCGGGCGCGGGGGCCGGCATGGATGCGCAGGGCTTTCATGGACGGCATTGTCGCAAAGCACCGCGCCCCGGCATGTCGCGCAAGGTGCCCGGGCCGGGCGCAAGCATCCCGGTTCGCAAACCCGCCGTCAGACCACGTAGTCGGCGGCCTCGGGCCGGGCCGTCCAGTCGATGGGGTCCTGCTGCAGCACCATGTCGATGTCCAGCCCCAGGGTCAGGCCGACCTCGCCGGGGAACGATACGGCCATCTCCTTCTCGCCCAGCTCCGCCTCGCGGGCCCGCGCGCGCCAGGAGGCCAGGTGGATCACTCCCGCCAGGGGCTCGTAGGCGTTGTTGTCGAACGGCACGCTCTGGTGCTGCAGCGCATCGACCACCACCTCGGGAAGCTGCCAGCGGCGCGCCAGCCCGGCCGTCACATGGCCATAGCAGTAGCCGAAGATGCGCTGCTCGATCTTGCCGCGCCGCAGATCGAATGGCGCCACCAGCGTGTTGACCGACTGCGCCTTTTCCGGGTCGGCCAGGTGAATGACCAGCTCGCCCAGCGCGTGCAGCAAGCCCGCGGTGTATGCGGCGATCTGGTCCTGCTGCGCGATACCCGCCAGCGACCGCGCCAGCTTGGCCGTGTTGAGGCTGTAGCGCCAGAACTGCTGCATGTTCACTCCGGGCACCGAGCGGGAGGTGGTGCCCAGCGGTGCCGAATTGACCAGCGAGCGCACCTGGGCCGTGCCCAGCAGCGCCAGGGCCTCCGGGATGCCCGCGATCTGGCGCGGCAACTGGAAGGTGGGGGAATTGGCCAGCTCCAGCAGTCGCCCGGCCAGCGCCGGGTCCGTGCCAAAGAGCTGGTTCAGGCGCCGCAGGCTGGGCTCTTCATGGGCCAGTTCGCTCATCAGCAGCGCCACCGCACGCGGAAGGCTGGGCAGAGCCACTGGTTGTGCCAGCAATGCGTTCAACTCCATGGGGTCAGGCGCCAGAGTTTCGATTGCTGGCGATTATGGCCCCCATCACCCCCCAATCCGTCAACGGCCCTTCGCCTGTTGCAACTTGGCGAATGCCGACGCCATGGCCGACTGCTGCGCGGGCTCGGGGGCACGGCGCTGCGGCTGCGCGTAGCCCCGGCCAGCGCCCTCGAACCGGTTGTCGCGGGGCGCGCCCCGCTCCCCGCCCTGGCGCGGCGGCGCGGCATCGAGCTTCATCGACAGGCCGATGCGCTTGCGCTCCACATCCACCTCCATGACCTTGACCTTCACGATGTCGCCGGTCTTGACCACCTCGCGCGCGTCGTTCACGAACTTGTGCGCCAGCTGGCTCACGTGCACCAGGCCGTCCTGGTGCACCCCCAGGTCGATGAAGGCGCCGAACTGGGCCACGTTGCTCACCGTGCCCTCCAGGACCATGCCTTCCTTGAGGTCTTTGATGTCCTCGACGCCGTCGTTGAAGCGCGCCACCTTGAAGTCCGGGCGCGGGTCGCGGCCGGGCTTTTCCAGCTCGCCCAGGATGTCCTTGACGGTGATGACGCCGAACCTGTCGTTGGCGAACAGCTCGGGCTTCAGCGTCTTGAGCATGTCGGCGCGGCCCATGATCTCGGCCACGGGCTTGCCCGTCTTCTCCATGATCTGCTCGACCACGGGGTAGGTCTCGGGGTGCACGCCGGTCATGTCGAGCGGGTTGTCACCACCGCGGATGCGCAGGAAGCCTGCGCTCTGCTCGAAGGTCTTGGCACCCAGGCCCGCCACGTCCATGAGCTGCTTGCGGCTCTTGAACGCACCGTTGGCCTCGCGCCAGCGCACCACGGCCTTGGCCACGCTGCCCGACAGGCCCGACACGCGGCTGAGCAACGGCACGCTGGCCGTGTTCAGGTCCACGCCCACCGAGTTCACGCAGTCCTCCACCACGGTGCTCAGGGTGCGGGCCAGCTCGCTCTGGTTCACGTCGTGCTGGTACTGGCCCACGCCGATGCTCTTGGGGTCGATCTTGACCAGCTCGGCCAGCGGGTCCTGCAGTCGGCGGGCGATGGAGGCCGCGCCGCGCAGGCTCACGTCCACATCGGGCATCTCCTGCGAGGCGTATTCGCTGGCGGAATAGACCGAGGCGCCGGCCTCGCTCACCACCACCTTTTCAATCACACGGTCCACCTTGGCCGCCAGCTTGATCAGGTCGGCCGCCAGCTTGTCGGTCTCGCGGCTGGCCGTGCCGTTGCCGATGGCGATCAGGTTCACGCCGTGCTTCTCGGCCAGCTTGGCCAGGGTGTGCAAAGAACCTTCCCAGTCGCGGCGCGGCTCGTGCGGGAACACGGTGGCGGTCTCGACCAGCTTGCCCGTGGCATCGACCACGGCCACCTTCACGCCGGTGCGGATGCCGGGGTCCAGCCCCATCACCACGCGCGGGCCTGCAGGCGCCGCCAGCAGCAGGTCGCGCAGGTTGTCGGCAAACACCTTGATGGCGACCTTCTCGGCGTCGTCCCGCAGGCGGGCGAACAGGTCGCGCTCGGTCGAGAGGCTCAGTTTCACGCGCCAGGTCCAGGCCACGCTCTTGCGGATCAGGTCGTCGGCCGGGCGGCCTGCATGGCTCCAGCCCAGGTGCAGGGCGATCTTGCCTTCGGCCAGGCTGGGCTTACCGGGCTCGGGCTCCACGGGCAGCACCAGCTTGGCTTCCAGGATCTCCAGCCCCCGGCCACGGAACACGGCCAGCGCGCGGTGCGACGGCACGCGGCCAATGGGTTCGTCGTATTCGAAATAGTCGCGAAACTTGGAGACCTCGGGGTCGTTCTCGTTCTTGCCCTCCACCTTCTTGCTGCGCAGCAGGCCCTCGGCCCAGAGCCATTCGCGCAGGTTCTGCACCAGCACGGCGTCTTCGGCCCAGCGTTCGGACAGGATGTCGCGCACGCCGTCGAGCACGGCCGGTACGGTGGAGAAATCGGCGCCCGTCTTGCCGTCGTCCAGCACTTCGGGCGGCCGCGTAAAGGCCGCGGCCTCGGTCGCCGGGTCCAGCGTGGGGTCGGCAAACAGCTTGTCCGCCAGC from Acidovorax sp. A79 includes the following:
- a CDS encoding patatin-like phospholipase family protein, giving the protein MKALRIHAGPRARQHLENHGLRPGDVGVIPAAAGGPKGLILGPLDRFIFGEWLAQSRQPVDLVGASIGAWRMATACLQQPVAAFERLEHDYIHQDYDLPPGKKRPSAAHVSERFGQNLQAFYGGRIDEVLNHPRYRLHIVTSRGRHLLGREHRVATPLGYLGAFLTNTVHRKAMGAWLERVVFSSSDASSTSAEGAGAACAALPFGTSDYRTRQVLLSNGNFMQALQASCSIPFVLQAVHNIPGAPRGAYWDGGITDYHLHLAYGRQEQNAIELIADSAFPSSAGGQKDLNSDPAASPGLVLYPHFQHRVVPGWLDKGLKWRHRSTPALDNMVVLSPSPDWVRSLPNAKLPDRNDFTHYGADSAARAKAWLAATRASQQLVDEWQAWLARPDMNAVHPL
- a CDS encoding Tex family protein, with product MQQIVRQLAAEIKVSESQVRAAVELLDGGATVPFIARYRKEVTGGLDDIQLRELEARLSYLRELEDRRAAVLKSIDEQGKLTDALRLAIAQAPTKQELEDLYLPFKQKRRTKGQMAREFGIEPLADKLFADPTLDPATEAAAFTRPPEVLDDGKTGADFSTVPAVLDGVRDILSERWAEDAVLVQNLREWLWAEGLLRSKKVEGKNENDPEVSKFRDYFEYDEPIGRVPSHRALAVFRGRGLEILEAKLVLPVEPEPGKPSLAEGKIALHLGWSHAGRPADDLIRKSVAWTWRVKLSLSTERDLFARLRDDAEKVAIKVFADNLRDLLLAAPAGPRVVMGLDPGIRTGVKVAVVDATGKLVETATVFPHEPRRDWEGSLHTLAKLAEKHGVNLIAIGNGTASRETDKLAADLIKLAAKVDRVIEKVVVSEAGASVYSASEYASQEMPDVDVSLRGAASIARRLQDPLAELVKIDPKSIGVGQYQHDVNQSELARTLSTVVEDCVNSVGVDLNTASVPLLSRVSGLSGSVAKAVVRWREANGAFKSRKQLMDVAGLGAKTFEQSAGFLRIRGGDNPLDMTGVHPETYPVVEQIMEKTGKPVAEIMGRADMLKTLKPELFANDRFGVITVKDILGELEKPGRDPRPDFKVARFNDGVEDIKDLKEGMVLEGTVSNVAQFGAFIDLGVHQDGLVHVSQLAHKFVNDAREVVKTGDIVKVKVMEVDVERKRIGLSMKLDAAPPRQGGERGAPRDNRFEGAGRGYAQPQRRAPEPAQQSAMASAFAKLQQAKGR
- a CDS encoding iron-containing alcohol dehydrogenase: MAFIYYVTQIQFEFGAVKLLRQECERVGITRPLLVTDSGVKAAGVLQKALDALPGMTVAVFDQTPSNPTEAAVRAAVAIYQAEGCDGLIAVGGGSAIDCAKGIAIAATHDGPLTHYATIEGGSPRITERAAPLIAVPTTSGTGSEVARGAIIIVDDHRKLGFHSWNLVPKTAICDPELTLGLPPMLTAATGMDAIAHCMETFMSAAFNPPADGIALDGLTRGWAHIEPATRNGSDREARLHMMSASMQGAMAFQKGLGAVHSLSHSLGGVNPRLHHGTLNAMFLPAVVRFNAGAESVRNEKRLERMAHAMGLGAAGDIPEAIRDMNARLGLPTGLAAMGVTEGMFDDIIRGALADHCHKTNPRIATPEQYREILSQSL
- a CDS encoding EAL domain-containing protein, whose translation is MRTGNLSTWLLRGTYPRLYVPIVLIILLVSAVRYHYLVAAETDEVRRHAATELRRAGDALLPGVAALPASEHEAQATLLHEGVARFGPGVQSVKWQVGGGPVIDVQAPPLRASAPGWFSEWVHIAPPTQQFGQAVPGGQTGRLTVTLQSAPLVGQIWSTVVVQLRISALNIFTILFLLTLLLRANARMLRRLAEATDAFRHGHLDTRMEVTGTLESRAMAATFNDMAGKVQSLVLSLRETQHLQSEQLHFTRQLIDALPLPVFVRDANGAYLEVNRAWQRLFHTPASAGTAPASPPAYPEELAPARSAQIAQAQDNEIRIHPANHQPPRDMAYYEAPFTTTRGTLAGTIGTLVDVTERKRAQEALRAEKERAEVTLASIGDGVITTDLAGCIETINEAAQLMTGFTADQALGRQLDDVFRLYKELASRNASSAAERETVPGALHQVAHEVLIHRSGERYAIEYTASAIRKGDGTAVGCVLVFRDVTETRNLRHQISWHARHDALTGLYNRTALAERLTHAIFVARQKGLLLAVCMLDLDHFQAVNDTHGNRVGDRLLKETARRLGAFITPQDAVARMGGDEFVLLLGELPDVPAIEARVDVLMQQLAAPYAIDDRVLHTTVSVGVAVFPQDDANPDTLLRHADQAMCQAKGFGRNQMHVFDVQLDHAVQTQHTRQTRVAQALHAGELVLHYQPKVNLRTGEILGLEALLRWQHPDHGLLGPQHVLPLIEDAELEVELGEWVLRQALAQMRQWTDAGMQWEVSVNISAPHFHRPNFVERLKDILHTCPEVSPTRLELEILESAALQDMQYMRHMMQSCQALGVRFALDDFGTGFSSLSYLKRLPAETIKIDQSFVRGILEDGDDLTLVGAIVALATAFQRHVVAEGVETAEQAARLLELGCERTQGFGIARPMPAHEVLTWARQHTARHAARAVQDAARRPAAT
- a CDS encoding HDOD domain-containing protein, with amino-acid sequence MELNALLAQPVALPSLPRAVALLMSELAHEEPSLRRLNQLFGTDPALAGRLLELANSPTFQLPRQIAGIPEALALLGTAQVRSLVNSAPLGTTSRSVPGVNMQQFWRYSLNTAKLARSLAGIAQQDQIAAYTAGLLHALGELVIHLADPEKAQSVNTLVAPFDLRRGKIEQRIFGYCYGHVTAGLARRWQLPEVVVDALQHQSVPFDNNAYEPLAGVIHLASWRARAREAELGEKEMAVSFPGEVGLTLGLDIDMVLQQDPIDWTARPEAADYVV